One region of Carya illinoinensis cultivar Pawnee chromosome 8, C.illinoinensisPawnee_v1, whole genome shotgun sequence genomic DNA includes:
- the LOC122317949 gene encoding acyl carrier protein 2, mitochondrial-like, producing the protein MAAAAARRGLLKHLRIRVQDVPQNPSYTLSFSAIRQRFFSEEVRGSFLDKSEVADRVISVVKNFQKVDPSKVTPNAHFQNDLGLDSLDAVEIVMALEEEFGFEIPDNEADKINSINLAVDFIASHPQAK; encoded by the exons ATGGCGGCGGCGGCGGCAAGGCGCGGTTTGCTAAAGCACCTGAGAATACGCGTTCAGGACGTGCCCCAAAACCCTAGTTACACGCTCTCCTTCAGCGCGATACGACAACGTTTCTTCTCGGAAGAGGTTAGGGGCTCCTTCCTCGACAAATCTGAGGTCGCAGATCGGGTCATCTCTGTCGTCAAGAACTTCCAGAAAGTCGATCCTTCCAAG GTCACACCAAATGCCCATTTTCAGAATGATCTCGGGTTAGATAGTTTAGATGCGGTGGAGATCGTGATGgcacttgaagaagagtttggaTTTGAGATCCCAGATAATGAAGCGGACAAGATTAACTCCATCAATCTTGCTGTTGACTTCATTGCTTCCCACCCTCAAGCAAAGTAG